One Coffea arabica cultivar ET-39 chromosome 5e, Coffea Arabica ET-39 HiFi, whole genome shotgun sequence DNA segment encodes these proteins:
- the LOC140006494 gene encoding large ribosomal subunit protein uL16-like encodes MGRRPARCYRQIKGKPYPKSRFNRGVPDPKIRIYDVGMKKRGVDEFPCCVHLVSWEKENVSSEALEAARIACNKYMAKYAGKDSFHLRVRVHPYHVLRINKMLSCAGADRLQTGMRGAFGKPLGTAARVAIGQILLSVRCKDANCNHAQEALRRAKFKFPGRQKIIVSGKWGFTKFKRADYIRFKRENRILPDGVNAKFLTCHGPLSEREPGRAFLPATA; translated from the exons ATGGGTAGAA GACCAGCAAGATGTTATCGCCAGATAAAGGGCAAGCCTTATCCAAAATCTCGATTTAATCGTGGAGTACCGGATCCAAAAATCAGGATTTATGATGTTGGAATGAAGAAAAGAGGGGTTGATGAGTTTCCCTGTTGTGTGCATTTGGTCAGCTGGGAAAAGGAGAATGTTTCTAGCGAGGCACTGGAAGCTGCGCGCATCGCGTGTAACAAGTACATGGCAAAATATGCTGGAAAGGATTCTTTCCATCTCAGGGTCCGAGTGCACCCTTACCATGTACTCCGCATCAATAAAATGCTGTCCTGTGCTGGAGCTGATAGGCTTCAAACAGGCATGAGGGGAGCTTTTGGTAAGCCTTTAGGCACTGCTGCTCGTGTagcaattggtcaaattttgCTTTCAGTCCGATGCAAAGATGCCAATTGTAATCATGCTCAGGAGGCCTTGCGCCGTGCAAAGTTCAAGTTTCCCGGTCGTCAGAAGATAATAGTCAGTGGGAAATG GGGTTTCACTAAATTCAAGCGTGCTGACTACATTAGATTCAAGCGGGAGAACCGCATTCTACCTGATGGTGTCAATGCCAAG TTCCTTACTTGCCATGGACCTCTGTCTGAAAGGGAGCCTGGACGAGCATTTTTGCCTGCGACTGCTTAA